In Silene latifolia isolate original U9 population chromosome 6, ASM4854445v1, whole genome shotgun sequence, the genomic window TCAATTAACAGAAGAGGAGATGATCGGCATGGCTGTGAATTGAAATTTGATCAGGCTGCGTGGATAGGCCTAGTGAGATACTCTCTCACGACCACCTGCACCAGCAACAGCAACATTTCCACTTCCACCAGTAACAGTAACAGCAACAGCTCTCACTTTGTACATTGTGCTAGTACAAACCTCTATACCATATTTGTTCATTAACATTTCGGCCATATATTTAACTGGCATATTAGGTTGTGCTTTGAGTTCAGACTCTAACTTCTTGAACATCCATCTAGCTGTTGCCATAGGGTTTCTCTTCATGAAAAAACAGTCCTTATGAAACCCATCAATCTTCTTAATTGCCCATGTCTTCTTATCCGGCAACATCGAACAATGAATTTTCCAGGTACATTTTCCACCACTACATTCAGCGGTATACCTTACCCTATCAGACTTTATAACAACTACACTAAACCCTTGTTGGATACAATAATCTGAGAACACTGACATAAATTCATCTTTTGAAATAAACAACAACCATGGCTTAAGTGTAATTTCACCCCACCTTTGAGGTAAATACATTCTACCCTTTTTATATGTCCTATCACTTTCTCCCTTAGCAATGTCAAAACCCTCATCGTAACAGTAGTCATCATTGCTATCATCACTACCAGTTGAATAATTTTCCATATCGTCTGTTGCACTCAAATTTCTCCTTGGCTTCATATCACTAGTCCCACTTGCATACATGCCCTTACGTTTAGCAGATGCCTTAGGTACATACACTCCCTTCTTTATAGCAGTGGTCTTAGGCATTTTCTTTTGTGATTGAATTGGTTTTTTAGAGAGGTTTGGCATTGTATTACATTCATGGGACGGTTGTGAAGCAAATCTGTCGTCAGTGGGACAATTTTGTGAACATTGGGTTTTATATTTAGGGTGTGAAGGATGGTTTGATGTTGTATCAGGTGGGGGGATCGGGACAGTGTCTGATTGTGTATTAGCAGAAGGCTTTGGGGCAGTCGCTTTTATGTGAGGAGGTTGTGTATCAACACGAGGGTTTGCAGCATGTTCATTTAGGTTGGAAAACCCTTGAGATTCATAAACTCTGACAAAAACGGTTTCATTAGTTTCTAAATCAAAAACAGGAACATCCATTGTCAAAGCCTCCACAAATACAGCTTCCCTTTCGATTCTAGCCCTCTCCTCTTCCTCTCTCTGAATCCTTTCTTTTTCGTCCCTCCGTACCCTTTTTAATTCAAAAACCACTCCAAACTGTTTAATAGGGGTTTTCGTATCTTCAATCCAAACACGAATTGTATCATGGCCAATGAAATGATCAAACATGGTCATTAAATCCCTATCGCTCCTAATATGCATCTTGCGACGACCCTTTTCGTAGTACAAATCATATACATGAGGGATAACAACATTCTGCTTCAACGCTTCATCCCCAATATCACTAATTAGGTCTAACAATTGCACCAAATCAACATCGTGAACAGCATAATCAAAGATATTACCTTTGTAATCAAATTCCAACCATAAACCACCCATCCTATCAATTTTACACAAATAAATAGTTCAATATTgtaaaaccctaatttcacacAAATATAATTGATCAAACAACAAAATATCTGACATTGCAAGCAATAATAATGCAAAAAATATAGGATAAAGGTATAATTCAAGTATCATAAACcagaaaaaatcaaaatcataaataataaaaatatacGGAAACAAGTAAAAGATCTTACCTTTTAAGATGAACTGATGGAAGGGGAGAGATTGAGTACTTGAATGATGAATATGCAAAAAATGGTACGGCAATGAATGCCTTTGTAACTTGTAAGTGAGTGTACTGTAGAAATTAGTAACAAGTAATGCATTGTACGAAATTAGTTAACTTGGTCGCGAGTTGCCACACTTCTCACATTTCACAACCACCCCACaaactcccttttaaaatacgctttttaaaatttactcctttttaaaaaaaagtttaaaaattacatccaaaatattacaaaaatttaaaaattgctcCTTAacctatatttttgcatttttatgacaaaaatgtcCCTCATTTTTTTATTTCTCATATATTTATCGACCTCCATTACAACTCTATCCACCTTTCTACCACCTAAGGACTCCACGGTAAACCACCACAATCTTCCACCCAAAATCCACCATCATATTCGTTATATGAGAATAGAAACTTAGgggcatttttgtcataaaaatgtaaaaatagggatttgatagcaatttttaaatttttgcattATTCTgggtgtaattttaaaaaaaaaaaattaaaagggagtaaattttaaaaagtgtattttaaaagggagttattgataatttactcttattTTAAACAGTTTTGAGACATCACAAGGTTGTTACCGTTAGTCCTTAGGACTTGCCTAAAATGCATGGAATAATTAGGGGGGTAAATTTTAATTGAGTGATAATTATTGGGGAAGTTAATTAATCGGtaatgagtttcttgaagataagTTTGGCATATAAGAGTAACTGAGTAgatgttttactcccttaatcattacccaggAGGGaggggtgggtaatgtattaccccttcACGAGGGTAATAGATTCGGGAGGTGAATAATTCCTCTCATACCAAACATGGAAAACGCATCTTACATATCACTCCCCTATTCATTCCCCCCTTTTACCCCCAATCCAAGCAACCCCATAGATGAGAATTTGTGGTCacataataagttttgggagattGAATTTTGGAATCAAGTGCAAGGAGTGCCTCAAAGCTTTGAAATTTCAACGAATTGGTCCTGGATTCGGCTTTCTACATGGGAGTGATGCGGTATTCACCTGCTATTAAGGACAACCTTGATAAATAACTGATCCCCACATTAGGTGTCCCTTgcttgccaaaaaaaaaaattcctaagCCAATTGAACAACAAAAATATAAGTGTAACGTATGAGTAAACACTACAAGAAAACctgaaacaggcgaccgaaatttggggggagtggagccggtgttggcttccaagtaagatgattttagcatgtaagcttgtaaaacttgaactttagacttgaacattagaatagcttagcttgtaaaactttcattttcaatatatgaaatgaagtttgagaaaatgggaggtgttgggttgaaatgtatggtattgtgtgtgttgaaatttgggatgtatggtgttgtggaacatcggtttgtatgcaggttgtaaatatttgactagcaatgaaaacgaaaaaaaccaccaaaacatacagtggctttggcgactgaattgagatttggcgactgaaattcagtcgccaatttggcgactgatttatggtagtcgccattttggcgatcAATTTTGATCGCCAAACCCCAATTCGATCGCTAAATTTCTCACTAAATCGGCTcgtcacccaaatttggcgactgaattggcatttggcgactgctattcagtcgccaatttggcgactaccttgaatcggtcgccaatttggcgactaccctatcagtcgccattttagtcatttggcgaccgactttagtcgccaaagctagaaaaggcgactaaggtccgcaTGATCGACGCGTTTGGCGGATCGATTTGatcgccaaattgattttggcgactgatttcagtcaccaaaatcagtcgcctgttttaattctttttgtagtgaaAGTCCACAATAAGGACCTAAAGTATCTAAGAATGTAGCTataagagcaagtccaatggtaagctagtACCTACTAGCTTACCTTTGTCATATGAAACTTTAAGCTACAAAATTTTTGAACTAAGAATGCATTCCAATGGTTTGGCTTAATTTTTCACTAGCCAAATTTGACCCACATTTTAAGATACTAACTTTTTATTGGTTGTTTTCTTGTGGTAGGTCCATTTAAGCAATTTCAAGCAACTAGCTTAATGAAGCTAGTAGCTTAAACAAAGCTAATCTATAAGAACATTTCCAATGACTTGACTACTAGCTTGCAATTTTAAAAAATTGTAAGCAAGTCCATAATCTAAACCATTGGACTTTCTCTAAAGATCTTACGTTTCATAGTTAAGTAGTAAGGAAGGACCTGGGATGAGACTTGTCGTTAACTTTAACCAAGTTCTCACGTAGATTCTGTTAActtctacttcctccattcaacttcactctaccactttcttttttcacgtttgccaacgcgtgttttacgcgctaaatatcattagctacgtatttgcaaaaattataaaagttagatatttttaatttactcgtaaagacgaatcacacaaaatcccacatgaatatatttccacttacgtatcgagagaaaatcgaaattgaatacacaattgtgaatagtgtacaaaagtgaaataggtagaATGGAGTTGAATGGTGGAAGTATTGATTTTTGTTCTTTGAATTCAAAAAGTGCATGtaaattttaaaataatttttttgcTCAACTTTATTCTATTTTCACCCATTATTTTTTCTCTTCTTCACTCTCTCATCCAAATATCATCATTCATCACTCTCCCATTTCTACCCATTTGTCTCTTTCtatcttttttgtttttgtttttataaccTCTCTTGTTATTAAAGAATTTTAATATATAAGTGCACAAAATTGTTTTAAATTTATAGCTTAATCTGATGAGTAGTTAGGATTGCtaataatttcataaaatcattttattatattattttgcaTATATTGgtagcaatttgatcattcacactcaatttgttgcacttgtcatttagtaattggcctcatcctctttccttggtctttgtgccaaagcaaaaggacaacaattgaccgggacggagggagtaatatttttgAAAAGaactttttttttgtgtgtgtaacTAATATCGTATAGATTGAATACAACAAATTGGTTTCTTTTTAACCTGAAATGTTACAAAAAAAAATAGTGGGTAAATTAAGAATGAGTGATAATAAACTAAAGCTTGACAGGAAAATGAAAAACATTAGAGGGGAGAGGTGCATTATTTATCAATTTTGTAAAAATAGTACAATGGATAAATAAATTTTATCACTTCTCCTATATATATACTAAAAatatatcaaagtaaataaaatttaCAATTAAAAGTAAATTAGATTTAAAAAGGTGAATGAGGTCCTTAACGATTAACTATAATAGTTCGGGTCCTTATCGCTACATTTATCCATACTTTAGGTCCTTAGTGTGTACTTTACTCCTTCCCTTAGACATGTAATTTCGCGGGAGCTTCATGGTTTTTGGTTCATTAAGGCCCACATC contains:
- the LOC141586750 gene encoding uncharacterized protein LOC141586750 yields the protein MGGLWLEFDYKGNIFDYAVHDVDLVQLLDLISDIGDEALKQNVVIPHVYDLYYEKGRRKMHIRSDRDLMTMFDHFIGHDTIRVWIEDTKTPIKQFGVVFELKRVRRDEKERIQREEEERARIEREAVFVEALTMDVPVFDLETNETVFVRVYESQGFSNLNEHAANPRVDTQPPHIKATAPKPSANTQSDTVPIPPPDTTSNHPSHPKYKTQCSQNCPTDDRFASQPSHECNTMPNLSKKPIQSQKKMPKTTAIKKGVYVPKASAKRKGMYASGTSDMKPRRNLSATDDMENYSTGSDDSNDDYCYDEGFDIAKGESDRTYKKGRMYLPQRWGEITLKPWLLFISKDEFMSVFSDYCIQQGFSVVVIKSDRVRYTAECSGGKCTWKIHCSMLPDKKTWAIKKIDGFHKDCFFMKRNPMATARWMFKKLESELKAQPNMPVKYMAEMLMNKYGIEVCTSTMYKVRAVAVTVTGGSGNVAVAGAGGRERVSH